Part of the Juglans regia cultivar Chandler chromosome 14, Walnut 2.0, whole genome shotgun sequence genome, AtctagaaattatttttggtgGTACGTCTACCTTTCGTCCCATTGTCTTCTCTTGCACCATGATTATAGTTTGAGAGCTCTAGGTATTGTAGTAAGAAAAGGTAGTCCAAGGCTTATTTATAGATGTGCTCCTACTTTTGAATTGTCCGAACTACCCTTGCTACGTGTGTTACAGCTCACTTATTGCAGcttgaataaatatgggaattGATCCCCCGTGACCCGCTCACTTTCCCATATAAACTCCTTGTTTCCTGCCTCTCACCATTGCACCTTAACCAATTGTATGGTTGTGGACTATAGTTTATGTTCCTTCAAGTCTACGATTCAGATGGCTTATTGGTATGGGTTTTTCCTTGTAAGTTAGATTCGATTGCAGTGGGACTAGATTTGGGTTAATCATTCTGGGTTGTTGGTTCTCGAAATTCTTCCTCGACGAGGAAACGTAAAACACATTATGGATCCCTTCCTACTCCTTAGATAACATCACTCTCTACGCCACTAGACTTAGTCGGAGTAGGATTTTCCTAAATTTGACTTTGACTCTAACATCAATGTTGTTGGAGTTTAAATTCaaacttcgactccgactccaacttgtggaggctccgatccgactccaaCTTGTCGGAGCAGAgttggatttgggcttttttGTAGTTTCATATTTAGAACagtttaaaaaagtaatttttgtgGACTTTCAAATTTcactttttcaataaaattaaaaagtaaaactaaatcattcactactTAGTTACTTCTATGttaatatctaatttatttttagactaaacttatactatagtgtctaatacatgttatcatactgtagtattacatattattctCAATATCTATAATACTACAATATTGTAGTATTACATTTTATTGTACTATAATactacatgttattatattttactagtatctaacttatttataacttatttctacGCTAGACTTatttatagtgtctaattacatgttattatagtcaagtaaattagtattatgcgttattaacttattatactagacttattagttatttctatacttgattatgtatggtactaatactatgatgtttacatatactaaactatcattagtctATTTGACATGATTCAAAGGACCAAAAGGGGGTGGTAATTGCTTAATAGCAGTTCTCTCTATATGCAATTCTTCTAAAGCCATCATATTCCCAAATTTCACAGGTAACTTGTGTAGTTTTAAGCTACAAATTCTTCTTGGAAGATTCTGCAGGATATTAGATACTTTTAAACTCAGCAAAACAAGTCCTTTCAAAACTTGTTTGACATTACTACGTTGCAAGTAAGTACCACAAGGTCCTCCAGAAGATCATTACAATGAAAATGggaaataaaacaacaaaacagacagaatgaaaataaataaataaataaactacgAGTCATCTATACGAAAAAGATGCTAGTCATCCAAGACTGATGAATCATGCCAATCCAAACTTGTTAATTAAGAacatcatttattatatttttatgtaatttcttgtCCTACCAAAATGACATGCCATAAaacattgttttttctttcttctgtgTCGTGTACATACTAATCATTTTAATGTATTAAGTCAATAcgtgattttgactttctttgcAAATCTGACCgaaactaggggtgctacccgccccctacgggacGAGGCACCCCTTCCCCACACCCCGCCCCCaagatgcgggggcggggtgccGCACCTCGGTGGGCAGGGTGTGGGGCGGATTCCCAATCCGTCCCGCcttttttcacttaaaaaaaaaatactacatttatttgatttaaaaattatttataagtgtaaaagtaattaaaaaatacatttttagatttaaattataaatttaaattttataaatatgactataatttaaaaactatgtaatttttaaatttgctagtgtatattttatgtaaattgtagtgtattaaattttaaactatatagtttttaaatttttcaatgaatgttttgtgaacaagtctaacaaattgtaatatatatttatatatacacaatttataaaatataaatatatatttaataatatctatataaaaaaatgggggagggggcggggcggggttgggccctccccgccacccgcccccgctaggTGCCCTAGATGCGGGGCGAGACACATGGGCGAAGCGCCAAGCGGGGTTGGAGCAGGGCAGCGAGAGCGGgaccccgctgcccacccctaaccGAAACAGCATTAATGGGGCTAGTCTTTTtcgtaaaattattattatttttaaataaatcaacCATCCATAAAAACTACCACCAGAGGTCCAGAGTCTACAAAACatatactacaagaaatatggTTATGTACGACAGGTTATCCTCACTCCTAAATTGAAcgtttttattgtaattaaagTTGCCTCATGAACCAAAATGATGGGGTTTGTAATCTTTGTTGATAGATATAATCAAATTGTTTTCCAATCAAAatagcaataataataataatcaaaataGCGATATGGCGGTCTCCCATAGAAGGGCCGCTATGGATACTCTGTTTAAGCTTTTAATGAAAGGACAATTaggttattttaattatagaaaAGTTCGTTTAagataaagaaattaatttaaagatcAACAAAAGCTTGTGATTacattattatattctttttccaTGGTTTGTTTCATTAGTTTAAGAGATATTTCACTTATTTAATGAGGGAACCAAGAATTTCGTGGTTTGATGGAATTATCCAAATAAGATAGCTTTCTactaaagtaaatataaaataatccgTGTGGTTTGCCTTGATGTCAAATAAACTTTTTAACTGAACTTCTTATCGATGTGCTTTTAAATAGAGCAAATTGATTCTTcgttaaaataatctaaaatattaccATGCTGATGTGGCATGCCACGTGATATGTAAGTCTAAAAAATTCTCCCAACTCTTTGTAAATGGGCtattgctgtggactttaatggcatgactCTTTATAATTTCCTTGCTTCTAATGCGCTTACTTAGTTAGGACATAGGAGTTTTGTAAGACAACGCAACAAGACACAGCATCCTTCGGAGTTGAGCAATTTGGGAATAAAATAGCAGAGCAGCACGAGAAAGAAACTTCTCCACAAAGCATAAAGTGGTGTCTCAGCGGATAGCAGATAGAAAGAAACTTCTCCTAAGCTAATGCAGTGCTCAGAAATCTAATACGTTGATTTCGACAAAAATGTCATCCAAGTACTCTGGACGACTGCTTATCCACTCTAACGCTTCCCACCAACTCTTCTCACCCTTTATCTTCCTCAAATTTTCAGTGGGCAATTCCTCAATGAATACATTTTCAAGACTTGTACAATTATAAATACTCAGCCATTCTAATTTTGGTGCAATGTGGAAGCCATTAGAGATGCTGACTAACCCTGGCATGTAATGAAGTGAAACCTTCTTCAAATTTGGGAGAAAGGAAGAAGTTTCATGCACAACAGAAACATCACAGCTCACTATGTTTGTAACTGAGGGACAGTCTTCAATTGTAAGTACTTCTAAGTTGCAGAGGTTACCAAGCAACCTGTGACATACCAGTTTTGGTTTTAgggtatattagtaatttttttcctagtaaacttttttattttagaatttatatttatttgaatatagttttatcagaatttatatttaatttatctctatattttctattatagttgctatttatgatttgttagagttttattttaataaggatttctaaagtgtATCAGATTACGTTCactatgatttttgttttgaaatttaaagtttaaatttttattctagtCTCCGAACCTCATCTCTTTGTTAGCCACTGTTTGAAAACTTCAAATCACCAATCCGTAGGTTTCATCCCATTCTTCTGTCAATTTGAAATTCTAAACTTACTTTCAGCCTTATCACTAGCTTAGTCAATTTAAATTCTAGTGGAAACCGACTCTGTAGTGAGTAACGATTTCCACTCCGCACGTCTACACTCTCAGTCTCATGCACGTCTCTACCCTTCCagaattttcctatttttttcctctatcAGCTACTATTATAAATCTGGCTTACCTCGTGTACGAGAAGAGAACCGTGAGCCACCCACTCCTTCTCGCTTTAACTCCACGCCGCTCAGAGACGCGGGACTCCCTTCCGGCGTCACAGACGGTGCCGACCAGCCCAGCCCTAGCTCAGCCACCCATTTTCGGTAAGCCGACCACCAACCTcacctccttctctctcttttgtttcggacccactgtttctctctcttaactcacgctctctctcttccttcggtgtcgcaccaccatagaGACTCCCCTTGTCGCGTCGCCGGTCACTCCCTGcaacccagcgccgccgtcgccctCAGCCCTCTCGGTAAGCTCCATCGTAGAACCCTCTCTCTCGAACTCTCTGTTTCCTTGTGATGTTAGCCGTGGGTTCCTtttgatgggccttgggccttaggcccgtatgaggATGGGTTTGGGCTTATTTTCCTGTTTGGGCTCATGTAGTatagtattatatttatgggccagagtttttaacctttttacagattataatgatgtttaattgaacttatattttaagttagacttgatctcattttatttcaataattgttttagtgatttatattgagtttaatattactagttgagtttattaaataaatataattagttaaaggttctttttaataaatgtttaaagaattggaaatatgttttaaagtataattttaagtctaatatttgagttaatatttcttttgtcaatttagtaagattttaataaaatttctatgttaagaatttaatggaatttattaagtttcttataagatttaataattacgttaagaaatgaaacttagtttaagaatttaagtttttgtgaattatttaaaaatagctcgagtatttctactaaattataaattagtattttaagtaatttaaatactatgaattattgattttagtgttaaacaaatattggtttgactatgttttagaattccgaatttagttaagtaagatattagcatttattttagttccaaacaatttagtgatagttatttattgaatataggtctcaagttacgaagtattattcaaggagaaacgcatcgaggtaagtaaattcgattataaattaggatcatcacagttagcttatatgtatgtattattcaagctaGTTCTttgacaaccattatttatgaaccgctcatatcatatgcaagcatgtcatctagcatagcatacgaccatgtcattccgcatcacgTTCAGATTTAGAAtttatgattatgtatgtaatatgtcatgcatctcatgtgtaagacacgtaagccatcttaacttcaagtgtaagataagttcagatcagttaataagatggccattcagatgcatggtaccaatgcagttcagtttcagggtggtgtgcaagccacgaactcagtcgtggtccaccatagtatgctagaatactatcagcagttccccttgctgcagcgggatgtggggctggtgcacaaccttgcacacagggttaagtgtgttggccagtcagataagtaagataaatcagtcagttagttcagataattcagtcatacatagcataagcattagcatgaacagtcatgaattttaagttcagcatgaaagttcttatgaaaattttatgtttattatgttttcgttatgatagatttcttactgagtcatcgactcattttagtttattttcatgtttttaattacccaggtgaagatgatgattacgagcaggcaggccaggagtagaaggagcattttagttttgttcagactttttaaaataaaatgtgtctcttatgacgaatttattcagttatttctttaatgtttttgggaagacattttttattagaccttttatttcataataaattacttcagtttatttttcaattatgaaattagagaatcgcttgccgggtttattttttatgaaaaatacatgacacacctagcctacgggaagggggtgttacacaacCCTTCTGTGAAAACAGTGGTCAACTGGGGGCACATGCGTCAACTGGGGGCACATGCGCAATGTGAAGGACTTGAGTAGATAGAAATGCTTCCGTCGTAGTGGCCCCGTCCATATGCTCTTCAAActcttcatataatatatatacaggtATTCAAGTGATCCAAGAACAATTTCTTCAGAACCATATGATTCAGATACTATTTCACTGCAATCACCTTCATCATAAGCATTGACTTCATCAAAAATAACTTGAACCTCATTACATTCCCCCACAACACAGCATTTAAGTTGCTCCATATTTCTAACGCCAAAATCGGATTATAGTACTATTCCTCTCAAGTAAAGCATTCAAGCATCCAAAGGACCATCCTATACTTGAGACATAATCTCCTGAATTTATTAGGCGAGGATGGAATGTTATACATTTCACATgcaattataataaatagaaaaaacttctaattttaacattgactaatcattttaacatatttaagtcCACAGGTGAATTGGATTTTTCTTGCATCACTACAAAGATCTCTCTATACCaaatatgatcataattatatatgcaaatgTGACTGAAAGAGCATTAAGATAAGAAGAAGGTAGCCATGGGTCTCACAACCACCATCCATGGAGCCTTGATCTTATACATGGCGGTTCCCATCAAGAAGTAGAAAggcccacttttttttttttaaactaaaggacaattatatttaattataaataatatcgTCTCgtcatttgaaataaaattagaggaaaccaaaatattgaaataaaacttctataatttgaaaatatatattctaatataattaacttaaaaaaacactCAAAACTTCAAATATAAGACTTCGAGAGAGGAGAGGGTCACCCCTTCCATTGTCAGCCACCACGGGTTGGCCGCCATTGTTAGCCACTCACTAGTGGCCAAAGCTCTATGAGCCACCCTAGGCTGCAAGTAGCATGTGGCAACCCGTATTGAGCTACCACAAGTACTCAAACACTTTTTCCAGTGGATGCGAAATTAGTTTGGAATTCTTttgatttcttaaaatttagattGAACTTGGATTATTTGGAgacttttgtttctttcttttttctttccagaTCAATTGTCATCTAGCGCTTCCAAAAAGGGGCAAAATCCAATTTGAAAATTCATCAAGAAGCACGAGAGAAGAGAGCGTAGAATAGTACCCATTTGCGAAGCTGTCGAGATTCCAGCCGGGATAGTTGGCAGCTTCAGTAAGAGCTGCTCTCCACCTCTTTATTCTCTCCATATCTTCCGGAATTAGCTTTTCATACCTTGCAAATGCTTCTGTAAAAGTTCCGGTTTGGTTTCTGACATCTGAGGGGTCGACATGATAAAATACAGGAAGCAGAGTGTGGTTCCCGGTTTTTATACAGTGCAAGATCTCAACAAGCTTCTCGAGCGTCCATCGAGAAGAAGCATAACTTTTGGAGAAGACCACAATCGAAATATTTGATCCACGAATCGCATTTAAAAGCTCATCACCTATTCTTCCTCCTCTACTAAGCGCATTTTTGTCTGTAAAAGTGCGAATTCCATCTTTAACTAAAGCACAGTAAAGGTAACCGATGAAGTTGTTGCGATCGTCCTCACTAAAACTCAAGAAGACATCATAAGTCCAATGTTTCGAAGTAAGTTCGGAAGATGTTGGAAGGGTTTGAGCTGCCGTTGAAGAAGATATATTTTTCATGGTTGGGTTCGATTGCACTGAAAATGGAGACAAATCTGATAGAGCTCCGTCGATGGCAAGATGGCGAGAGGAAGACAGGAGCTGAGTTACGGAAGTCTAAGTGTTGCAGGATCTGCCGAAGGAACATAGGAGACTTGAAGCAGTTCAAGGAGGCTGGAACGACGTCGTGAGGTTTGGGACTTGAAGAACGAGACGCACCGTATTGCTGGGTGCCTTTTGTTAGCTGAGGTGTTACGCATCGTTTTAGGTGTTTGTTAGAAGGTCTGTAAACGTAGCGTTTGGAATTATTCCAAACGGTGCGTTCGTCTATCAATTAGCTATTTCTTTGTAAGTGTCTGTCATTTTACTTTCTACAGGTTGGAGGTCAGTTTAGTTTTATTTGAATTCTGTTAGCAACGTCTTAAGGAGGAAAGGGAGTGGAAATCGGTATCAGAGAATATTTGTAAGAAAGTAGATTCTGTAGGAGGTTGGGAGCCCTCGAAGTTACTCCCGTATCAATACATTTTCCTTTAGCCGTTTGTTCAAACATTTGGTGTGCGTCCTCTTCACTGCATCAATACACTGCATTTCATTCCACAGcattcatcattacaacaacAACAGGTTCAGGATATCCAACagcaaaatattcatcatcatcaaataatGGAGGACCTGAAAGCAAACATACAGCAGTTAAATGATCTGGTACATACCATTGTCATAGCCCAAAATACCCAAGTTCCCCAAAATAGAGACCATCACCAAGAATACCCCCATTTCCAAAATGATCAATTCCAAAATGACCATGACCAAAATGACCTTAGGAGGCTTAATCTGAGGGGAGTTAAACTGGATTTTCCCCATGGTGATAATGCAGCAGCTTGGGTCTTTAAAGCCAAtcactattttgaatttcatcaaacaccttTACCTCACCGTTTACTTATGGCTTCCTATTATATGGATGGAGAAGCTCTTGTGTGGTACCAAGAGGCTTTGGAGGGAGGCCAGTTTCGAGATTGGGATACTTTTGCAAGATCTTTGCTAATTCGGTTTGGACCAACAGCTTATGATGACCCCATGGAGGCATTGACTCGTTTGAAACAAACAGGTTCTATAGCTGTTTATCAAGCACAGTTTGAGGCCCTTTCTAATCGGTTAAGGGGATTATCCGATGAGCACAAGCTGAGTTGTTTCCTAAGTGGGTTGAAGGATGAGATCCGTCTTCCCATTCGCATCTTCAACCCCGTTAGTTTAAGTGCTGCGTACGCGTTGgctaaaatacaagaagaatacCTTGCAAGTTCCAAGAAATCCAACAAGGTGGGGGTAGATAAAATCAGGCCAATGGGAGGAGGAAGTTACAGCCGTGGACCATATTCGGGGGAAGGAAACATCAATAAATGGCAAAAGCCGTGGGGGGGAATGAGGAAGGTTTCGTCTGttcaaatggatgaaaagagaaaaaaagggttGTGCTACCACTGTGATGAGAAATGGAACCCACAACACACGTACAAGAATCCTAGAATTTACTTGATGCAAGTGGATGAAGAGTTACCTGAAGCTGAAAAGGAACCAGTAGTGGTAGAGATCACTGAAGATGAAGTAGTAGGAGTGGCTAAGACTAGTGTTGAAGCACCTGAAATTTCTCTAGCAGCCATTACAGGAACACCCACCATGAGTACCATGCGCTTACTAGGAACTTTGATGGGAGAACCTGTCGTAATCTTAGTGGATTCGGGGAGCTCACACAACTTTGTGGAGTCCACTTTGATAACTAAATTGAAGTTGCATGTTGATGTTTCTAGCAACTTGAATGTAAGGGTGGCCAATGGACAGAGTTGGAGGAGTGGTGGGATATGCAAGGAAGTGAGGTTAAAGGTGCAAGGTATAATGTTCCAACCCtctcttcatttattaaatCTTGCTGGTTGTGACATTGTGGAATTAAAGGGGTTAATTAAACCCATATGTGATAGAAGATGGACATAAGTTGCTCAAGGCCACCACGGCTAAGAGTAGGGGAATTTTGCTACAAATCATGGCCCAAGAAGTAAAGGAGCAAAAAGAAGAAGTGTTAGATCCTGAGTTTACCAAACTGTTGGCTAAGTTGGGAGGGGTTTTTAAGGAACCTGAAGGGTTACCACCACCCTGAAAACATGACCATAAAATTGTCCTCAAGGAGGGCACCCAACCCATTGCTAATAGGCCATACTGATACCCGTATTACCAAAAAACTGAGATAGAAAAGATTGTTGCAGAGTTGTTGAAGTATGGAGTTGTAAGACTAAGTATGAGCCCTTTTTCATCTCCTATTTTACTAGTAAGAAAGGCTAATGGGAGTTGGAGGCTTTGTGTGGATTATCGGACACTTAATAAAGAAATCGTTAAGGCAAAATTTCCCATTTCCATGATTGATGAACTGTTGGATGATTTGGCTGGTTCGGTAGTGTTTTCTAAGCTTGATTTAAGGTTCGGATACCACCAAGTGAGAGTGGCAGTGGATGACATTCCCAAAACAGCTTTCCAAACACATGAAGGGCATTAcgagttcttggtaatgcccTTTGGTTTAACTAATGCCCCGGCCACTTTTCAAGGGTTGATGAACAATGTGTTCAAACctttttttgaggaaattcgtacttgtttttttttatgatatattggTATACAGCCGGTCTCGAGGGGAAAATTTgaaccatttgaaaaaaaatttatcactGCTGGAACATAATTCACTGTTTGCTAAGAGGTCCAAGTGTATGtttgttgtgggggaaattgaaTACTTAGGCCATGTCATTAATGCTAAGGGGGTAATGGCCGACCCCTCTAAGATTGCCACTATGTTGGAGTGGCCCGAGCCTAGGAACGTGAAGGCTCTAAGGGGATTCCTAGGGCTAACAAGATATTACCGAAAGTTCATAAAAGGATATGGAACCATCGCAGCCCCATTGacagaattattaaaaaagaattcttttgaGTGGAATGGCAAGGCTAAGAAGGCCTTTGAGGAGTTAAAGCTGGCTGTCTCACAGCCCCCCCTGTTGAGATTACCTGATTTTAATAGTCCTTTCACTATTGAGgataggtttggggggtgagatgagaattttgtgttttgttttgaaatttaaaatattaagttttaatattat contains:
- the LOC108989682 gene encoding disease resistance protein RPV1-like → MKNISSSTAAQTLPTSSELTSKHWTYDVFLSFSEDDRNNFIGYLYCALVKDGIRTFTDKNALSRGGRIGDELLNAIRGSNISIVVFSKSYASSRWTLEKLVEILHCIKTGNHTLLPVFYHVDPSDVRNQTGTFTEAFARYEKLIPEDMERIKRWRAALTEAANYPGWNLDSFANGYYSTLSSLVLLDEFSNWILPLFGSAR